A genome region from Candidatus Bathyarchaeota archaeon includes the following:
- a CDS encoding NADH-quinone oxidoreductase subunit M, with amino-acid sequence MFDAIPMNLIFLLVGSIVIVYCGMIERRLKLIWIKEIASFIFTILAFISSLILYRELSTAPFKILIKTISLISPISAIFEIDTLSLFMNFSILFLGLLVIIYSFNYMQHESRLVEYYSLLLMMMAGMVGITLAGDFFTFFIFWELMCISSYILVAFRRDRPAPIEAGFKYLVMSALGSSLILFGMSLLYGLAGNVNFAYMSIGIDWGNAGIWPYISFILLFLGFGIKAAIVPLHTWLPDAHPEAPSPISAMLSGIVIETGLYGLTRILFTVFIPNSSQEFFKLFIAIFSILTMTVGNLMALLQKDIKRLLAYSSIAQMGYMLIGVASGTSYGLLGCFLHVFNHSMMKGLAFLASGALVERTETRNIEEMRGLGRKMPITTLTLAISLLGLGGVPSMNGFVSKFILFSSVLAPNINLWWLAVAGVLNSAFSMAYYLPVIITLIAQGDSSYEGLKEAPTLMLIPMIIMSIIIIIFGVYPFPIIDFADSASKSLIENLQSYIRSIIQY; translated from the coding sequence ATGTTCGATGCTATTCCAATGAATTTGATCTTCCTTTTGGTTGGATCAATAGTAATAGTGTATTGTGGAATGATTGAAAGACGTCTCAAATTAATATGGATAAAGGAGATAGCTTCATTTATTTTCACTATATTGGCTTTCATAAGCTCTCTAATTTTATATAGAGAACTTTCAACTGCCCCATTTAAGATACTTATTAAGACTATTAGTTTAATTTCTCCAATTTCTGCTATATTTGAAATTGATACTTTAAGTTTATTTATGAACTTTTCAATTTTATTCCTCGGTTTACTTGTCATCATTTATTCTTTTAATTATATGCAGCATGAATCTAGACTTGTAGAATACTACTCTTTGCTTTTAATGATGATGGCTGGCATGGTTGGCATAACACTTGCTGGAGACTTCTTTACATTCTTCATTTTCTGGGAACTAATGTGTATAAGCTCTTACATTCTTGTCGCCTTTAGGAGAGATAGACCAGCCCCAATAGAGGCAGGATTCAAATATCTTGTAATGAGCGCCTTAGGCAGTTCACTTATCCTCTTTGGAATGTCCCTACTGTATGGACTAGCAGGAAATGTAAATTTTGCATACATGAGCATTGGTATTGATTGGGGCAATGCGGGGATCTGGCCATATATCTCCTTCATTCTACTCTTCCTTGGATTTGGAATAAAGGCGGCGATTGTGCCCCTTCACACCTGGCTCCCTGACGCACATCCTGAGGCCCCAAGTCCAATCAGTGCGATGCTATCAGGTATAGTTATAGAGACAGGCCTCTACGGCCTTACGAGGATTCTTTTCACAGTTTTTATTCCTAATTCCAGTCAAGAATTCTTCAAACTTTTTATAGCTATTTTTTCCATTCTCACAATGACTGTAGGTAATTTAATGGCTCTTCTTCAGAAAGATATTAAGAGACTTCTCGCTTACTCAAGTATTGCCCAGATGGGTTATATGTTGATCGGAGTAGCAAGTGGAACATCATATGGACTTCTCGGATGCTTTCTCCACGTGTTCAATCATTCAATGATGAAGGGGCTTGCTTTCCTCGCCTCAGGGGCGTTGGTAGAGAGGACTGAAACCAGAAACATCGAAGAGATGAGAGGTCTTGGAAGAAAAATGCCGATAACAACACTGACTCTTGCCATATCATTATTGGGATTGGGAGGAGTACCTTCAATGAACGGTTTTGTGAGTAAATTTATCCTCTTTAGCTCAGTACTGGCTCCTAATATCAATCTATGGTGGCTAGCAGTTGCTGGTGTTCTAAACAGTGCTTTTAGTATGGCTTATTACTTGCCAGTAATAATAACGCTCATAGCTCAAGGAGATAGCAGTTACGAAGGTTTGAAGGAGGCTCCTACTTTAATGCTTATACCTATGATTATAATGAGCATTATAATAATAATCTTTGGAGTATATCCATTTCCGATTATAGATTTCGCAGATAGTGCATCTAAATCATTAATAGAAAACCTTCAGAGTTATATTAGAAGCATAATTCAGTATTGA
- the hycI gene encoding hydrogenase maturation peptidase HycI, whose amino-acid sequence MKAKVGNVGSWSEMSLKDDLRLFLGKGVRRRIVVVGVGNPMRGDDKVGMLIVDLLKKKKKDNVSLKNVLLIKTGSVPENFTGKIRRFDPTHVLIIDAAEMGGEPGEARLLSIETIEGVSISTHNLPLNLLAGFIERMTGAKVAVIGVQPKETEFGARISIALKEAALRISKIIYEIIINTNL is encoded by the coding sequence TTGAAGGCAAAGGTTGGGAATGTTGGGAGCTGGAGTGAGATGTCCTTAAAAGATGATCTTCGACTCTTCCTCGGTAAAGGAGTGAGGAGAAGGATCGTAGTAGTGGGTGTTGGAAACCCTATGAGAGGTGACGATAAAGTAGGTATGCTCATAGTTGATCTTCTTAAAAAGAAAAAGAAGGATAATGTTTCATTAAAAAATGTGCTTTTAATAAAGACAGGTTCTGTTCCTGAGAACTTTACTGGTAAGATTAGGAGATTTGATCCGACACATGTATTGATAATAGATGCTGCTGAAATGGGTGGGGAACCAGGGGAAGCTAGGCTTTTGTCAATAGAGACCATTGAAGGAGTTTCCATATCTACTCACAACCTCCCTCTAAACCTTCTGGCGGGATTCATAGAGAGAATGACGGGTGCCAAAGTAGCAGTTATCGGAGTGCAACCCAAAGAAACAGAGTTTGGAGCAAGAATTAGCATAGCGCTAAAGGAGGCTGCTCTAAGGATCTCCAAAATAATTTACGAAATAATTATCAACACTAATTTATAG